The segment AGCGGTTCTCCACATCCTGGACGATTTCTTCCAGATCTGTAGCCGCGCGGATAGTGCCAATGGCCTCCGAGCGGTCGCTGTTGGCCCTGCGGCCGGGGCCGTCGAGCCAATGCCCGACCAGTCGCTCCAGGAGCTTTCGCTGATCGGCGAGTGGCGTGGCAATATAATATCCGCCAAGTCCACACGTACAGGAAACGCGGGCTATATCGTGGATGTCGAGGTTTGTCAAAGAGACAGACACCGTATGCCCAAATTTATTCACCACAGGAGCGTGCAACAACGCCAGGTACAAATTGCGCCCTAACGCGCCTCCAAGCCCTTCGGCCCGGGCCCGGCGCAGATAATGCACATCATCCCCGTCGATTTCTGCCTGCCACAACAAGTCCGGGCGGCTGGCCAGGGTCTGATCAAGAGCCCGTTCATGCCGCCACTGGGCAATGCGCTTGTGGTCGCCTCCGGTCAACACCTCGGGCACGGACAAGCCTCGATACTGCTCGGGCCGAGTGTAATGAGGATATTCGAGCAGCCCGGTGGAGAAGCTCTCCTCATCCGCAGAATCTTCATGTCCCATGAATTCAGGCACCAAACGGGCCACGGATTCCAGCAGACACAAGGCAGCGCTTTCGCCACCGTTGAGCACGAAATCACCCACCGACACCTGTTCAATGGGAAACAGTTCCAGCAACCGCTCGTCGAGACCCTCATAACGCCCACAGATGAGCGTCAGGTTCTGCTCCTCGGCAAACTCCCTAGCCAGGGACTGACTCATGGGTTTACCGCGCGGAGAAAGATACACGATGCGCCCTGGATCGGGCAGACTCTCGATGGCTTGAGCCACGGGGTCACACATCATGACCATGCCCGGACCACCGCCATAGGGCCGATCATCCACGGTACGATGCCTGTCAGAAGTGAAATCGCGGGGGTTGAGCAGCGAAAAGTTCACCAGTCCCTGCTCCGTGCCTTTGGCCATCAGGCCACAGGACAGAGGGGAGTCGAAGAACTCGGGAAACAAGGTGATAATATTGAACTGCACGCTGGCTCCGCTATTCGCTGCTATCATCGTTCAGATACAGTTCCAGCAGTCCCGGAGGAGGTACAATGGTCACCCAGCCCTCATCAAGGTCCACTCCGGCCACAAACTCGTCGGCAACCGGAAACAGCACTTCCCGGCCGTCTTCGGTGTCGATGGCCCAGACTTCCTGCCCGGCTGGCAACAGCTGCACCTGGCGCACGTGCCCCAGAGTCGAACCGTCCTCCAAAAGCACGGTCAGCCCCTCCACCTCATAGAGATAGAGTTCATCCTCACCGGGCTCGGGCAAATCCGCCTCACGGACCAGCAGTTCGGCTCCGCGTAGCTCATCTGCAGCATCGCGATCCGCGATACCTTCGAAAAACACCAGAAGCCGCCCCTTATGAGGCCGCCAGGATTCGATCTTCACGGGTCGTGTACGAGGTGCGGCAGGCTTGGCAACACGCTTTTTCAAGCCGGGCTTGCCGGATTTTGCGCCCACCGTTGGTCGGGGCCTAGGTGCTTTGGGCCTCAAGAATATCTCGGGGAATTCATCCAATAGAAAAGGGGAGTCTCCGTGGTAATCCACTGAGACTTCCCCTCGAATTCCATGGGGCTTCAATACCTCGGCTATCAGCACGAGGTCCTTTGTCGACGTCGTCACTGACCGCCTCCGGCCTTCTAGCCTTGTACTGTCCCGCCCGGAGCTTGCACCCCACCGCGCATTCCGAAACGGTAGCGGCCAAAATGACCGCACAGTGAACCTATTCGATGATTTCGAGCACGGCCCGCTTACGGGCCTTGGTGGAAGCTGCACCGATAATGGTGCGCATGGCACGGGCCGTACGACCCTGCTTGCCAATCACTTTACCAAGGTCTTCCTTGGCCACCTTCAACTCAAGCACCGAAGTTTGTTCACCCTCGATTTCCGAGACGACGACGTCGTCTGGGTTGTCGACCAACGATTTGGCAATGTACGAGATCAGATCTTTGAGCATGGTACCCTCCGCATCAATTCCAAGGGGGACGTCTCGCAGGAACTACAACACATTGCCGCCATGATCGACAGCGGAACGGGACGTTGTGAATAAAGTAAACTACTCAGCCTTGGCGGCTTTCTTGAGCAGAGACTTGACGGTATTGCTGGGCTGGGCCCCGCGATCCATCCATTTCTTCACTTTGTCCATGTCCACTTTCACGTCCACGGGCTCAACCATGGGGTTGTAGTAACCCACATACTCAAGCGCGCGGCCGTCACGGCGGGTGGCACTGTCCATGGCCACGATACGGTAAAACGGACGCTTCTTGGATCCCATCCTGGTCAGTCGGAGCTTCAGAGCCATTCGTCTATCTCCCAATTGGTATAGTATTACAATTTAAACGAAAAAAGCAAGCAGCCATAAAACATCGGTAAAATGAGGCCTAAACCTTGTATACCTAAGGCTCACCTGGGGCAGCCGCGTCCCGGTGTGCCGTCCTATTTCTTCTTCTTTTTCTTCTTCTGAGGCTTCACGCGTTTCTTGCGCTTGACCTTGGCCTTGGTAAACTGGGCGCGGGCGGCTTCATCACCGTCCATTCCCGGCATACCTCCCATACCTTCCATCCCTTCCATACCCGGAATTCCTGGCATACCGCCACCCATTCCGGGAAGCTTGGGCATTTTCGGCATACCGCCCTTTTTCTTGGAGCGGCCCATCATCTTCTTCATCATCTTGCGCATCTGCTCGAAGTTCTTGACCAGCTGGTTGACTTCATCCAGCTCGATGCCCGAACCACGCGCGATGCGCTCCTTGCGACTGGGATTGATGAGGTTGGGGTTCTTGCGCTCTTCCATGGTCATGGAATTGATCATGGCTTCCACGCGACCCAGTTCCTTGTCTGGAACCTTGAGTTCGCCCAACTTCTCCTTGAGGCCGCCCATGCCGGGGAGCATCTTGAGAATACCCTCCAGCGAACCGAGCTTCTTCATCCGCCGCATCTGCGTACGGAAGTCCTCGAAATCGAACTCCGCGCGCTGAAATTTCTTGCCGATTTTCTCGGCTTCTTCCTCGGTGATATCTTCCTGAGCCTTCTCGATCAGGGTGAGCATATCACCCATGCCCAAGATACGCGAGGCCGCGCGATCAGGGTGGAATACTTCCAGATCGCTAGCCTTCTCGCCCATACCCACAAACTTGATGGGCTTGCCCGTGACATGCTTGATGGACAAGGCCGCACCACCGCGGGCATCACCGTCCATCTTGGTCAGCACAACACCGGACACATCCAGGCGCTCGTCAAAGCTGGCGGCCACGGTCACGGCATCCTGGCCGGTCATGGCATCCGCCACAAAGAGAATCTCCTGCGGCGACACTTCGGCCTTGATGGCCGCAAGCTCGTCCATCAGCGTCTCATCGATGTGCAGACGACCGGCAGTATCCAGGAGCATCACGTTGCAGCCCTGCTCACGGGCGTATTCGCGTGCCTGACTGGCAATGTCAACGGGGTTCATGTCCGTGGAAGACGCAAACACAGGCACGTCCAGCTGCTTGCCAAGCGTCGTCAGCTGCTCGATAGCCGCAGGACGATAGACGTCCGCCGGAACCAGCAACGGCTTGAACTTCAGGCGCCTGAGGTGCAAAGCGAGCTTGGACGAGGTCGTCGTCTTACCCGAACCCTGCAGGCCGACCATCATGATCACAGCCGGATTGCCACGCAGTTCAAGGTCAGCGGTCTCGCCGCCCAGCAGGCCGATCATCTCTTCGTGGACGATCTTGACCACTTGTTGACCGGGGGTCAGGCTCTTGAGCACATCCTGACCAAGGCAACGATCCTTGACCCGGCTGATGAACTCTTTGACAACCTTGAAGTTGACGTCCGCCTCCAAGAGCGCAAGACGCACCTCGCGAAGGCCTTCCTGGATATTATTCTCATCCAGGCGACCCTGCCCCTTGAACTTCTTGAATACCGTGTTCAGGCGGTCTTGTAGATTGTCAAACATAGTTAGTTCACCATCTCAGAAAATAAAAAGAGGTTCTTGTTAAAGAACCCCGAGAGTTTCGTCAAGCTCAATAAGCCGGGTGGTTCTACCTGCGCCCGCCAGAGGAGTCAACCCCGGACGGGCGCAGGTTCTTCTTTTCTATCGGAAGCCACCCGGATGATGTGCCATATCCGCAGCAGTGTATTCGGTATTCACATGGCAGACATTGCAGTTGCCATCCTTTCCCATCTGCTTGGCCTCGCCCATATACTGCATGGGAGGGATATTATCGCGGTTCGCACCGTAGCCGGAATCCTCGCGAGCCGGATAGATGGCGTGGGTGGAACCATGACAGGCCTCGCACATCAGGGCGTCCATGTCGTCGCGGCGGTTGCGGAAGAGTTCCGAGCCGTCGGCGGTCCATTTGTTAAACCCGTCCATGGTCTCGGGCGGCTCAAAGCCCACGTGGCAATTCAGGCAGTCAGGCTCCTGCAACCACGGGGTCCGGCCATTGACCTCGGCCAGGCTGTCTACGGTGCGTGGCGCCAAGTTCTTCATCAAACGCGCCGCGCCCTTCTTGCCAGCCTCGTCCTCCTTCTTGAGCAAAGACAAAGCGTGATCTTCCATGGTTCCATGGCAATTGACGCAGGTCACGCCAATGTCATCATGAATCCCGCGTAGACAGCGTGTCGGACCTATCGGATCGTTGGGATGGCATGCCGCGCAGGCGTCCTCCTCGCGTCCCGTCAGATAGTTGGCGTGCCAGCCATGCAACGCCGCCGGGAAGTTGAGGATTTCAGGATTGCCCTCGGTACCCAGCACCGGATCAGCGTGGCAGCTCTGGCAGAGCACCGGTTCCCCCTGCTCGGCCAGTTTAAGCAGGTCAGTCTTGTTGATCTTGTCATGCACGGCCAGCACATCGCGCGAGGTCTCACCCGTGAATCCGGCCACCACGGCCACTCGCCACTCGCCGCCATGGCAGTTGCGACAGCCCATTTCAGTCGTCGTGGGAGCCACGGTGCGCGTGGTCGCCAGCACCTCACCAGTCTCGGAATCAACGGCCTTGACCGTAAACAACGGATACGGGTTGAACCCGCCGCCGTCGGGATACGGCACCACAGGAATCAGATCAGCATGGAAGGCCCGACGCTCTGCATCCAGGTCCATGTCACCGATCAGCCCCTTGCCCGCCAACCCGACATTCTTCTGAAGCGTCGCGCCAAACAACTTGTCAGCGAAATCCCAGAATTCCACGTGGTCGGAAGGATTTCTGAACCCTTCTTCCACTTCATAGGTAATGGTCACGCCCTCGGTCACCAGTTCGGGCACATCGCCGCGTCGCACCAGTTGGGCAAAGATATCATTGGCCGGGGGCAACAGCGTCCACCAGCGGTCGGAGTCGGAGATGCAATGCATGCCCAGATTATTCCAGGCCAGCAGCACGTATTCATCTTTTTTCTTGTCAAAAGGCGGAATATCCACGGGCGTGGGCACCTTGGCGGCCTCCACAGCCCCGGCAACATCGGCCTCCCCCGCTGCACCATAAAAGGGCTTATCGCCTCCATGCAATTCCTCGACGATATACGAGGCCAGAGCCAAACGCTCCTCGCCCGTGCCTGCAAAAGGCGGCATGTAGTTACGGATCTTGCCCTGCCCATCCAATTGCGCATCCAGGCCAAACACACTGAACTTGGCGGTCAGGGGCAAGATGTCGTTGGAAAGGCCTCCCACGCTATGGCAGGAAAAGCACTGGCCGTAGAACAACTCACGCCCGGCAGCCAGACGGTTGTCGTCGGTGATCTCGCGGTTCTCCACCCACTTGGCAATCTTCAGCCAGCCCTGCTCATTGATGCGCTCGATATCCTGAGGGTGAATCTGGTTGGAATAGGTATGCCCCGCCAGCACATAAGGCCTGCGAGCAGCCTCGCGCGTCCATTCGAAACCGCCCATCTGGACTTGCCCCAGAATGAGCAGAATCAGCGCCACCCAACGCCGGACCGAGGGCGGCAGCTTAAGGGTCATGAGCAACGCCAGAGCCAGGATCGCCGGAGAGGACGCCAGCAGCGCACGGGTAAAGGGCACGATCTCGGCGTTCCAGCCCATGATCATGGCCTGCGGCCCTTCGGGAAGAATGCTGAAGTACCACCAGCCCGTGGGGACCATCAGTACCAGCGGAATGCAGGTCCACATGGCGTTATAGCGCGCCAGCCCGTCCCGAATTTCCGGGTCGCGACTGAAAGAGGCCGTAAAAAACCCGAACAGCCCGGCAAAGGAAAAGCCCAGTAGCGCACGGAAAAAGAGCGCTGGCCAGAAGCTGGGGTTGAAGAACCCGTCCCAGAAATTCTGGGTCTCGAGCCAGTCACCCGGAGTCAGCATGGAACCGATAATGGCGTTGATCATGAACAGCGAGGCGAACCCGAAGAAGAAATACAGCTTGCCCACGGTCAGATGGTCACGCGAATTCATCTTGCCGAAGGTATAATAATACACCAGCAACGCCACGATCTCGCCCAGGAAAAACACCCACTCCGTGGCCCAGGCAAAGCCATAGGTATGGATAAGAGTCAGGGTCGCCGTGGGGTTGGTCAGAGCGATGACGAACCAGATGGCCACGCCGGTCAGACTGCCGAAAACCATGGTCAACAGCAGGAAAAACTTCGTGTGCTTCTTGCAATAGGCCAGGATGGCATCCGAGCCCTCGATCAGCCCCTTGCGCTCGGTCAGCACCAGGAACAGTCCGCCTCCCACGGCCAGGTGAGCCACATAAACGTGGACCACGGCAATGATGGCAATGAGCAGGCCGCCGCCGAATTCGGGGATATGCCAGACGGGATAATCCATGAGCTAGCCCTCCTTCCGGGCCTTGGCGGCCAGCTTGAGAATATAGGCCATGAGGCCCAGCCCGACAACCAGGGCAACCACAAACATGATCATGGGCGAATACTGTCCCGTGACCTCAAGAGAGGTGGCCTTGAAATACGGATCCATGGTGCCGATGCGCGCGAACTCGCGTACCCCGGTCATGGTGGCCACCGTGCAGACCAGATAGAAAGCCCCTTGCCTGGGCTGCTTGAAGAACCCGGCATGCAAACACATCAAGGCCCCCATCAGCGAAGCCAGGAACAAGGCCGTTGCCAAACCGGAATGCCCCATGAACTGCAGGATCACATCGTGCCCAAAACCCAGCAGGAACCATGGCCCCACCACGAGTTGCGCCACGGTGCCGCGGAAGAACCACTTCATGCCCTGATCCACATACCATTCCGCCAGCGGTTCGGCCTGCTTGGAAGGCCGCTGCCAGTGCAGGGCAGTCACCAGCCCGCCCACGGCCAGCGAGGCCAGAACGAAATGCAGATAACGTGGGATCAGCGTCGGATCCCCGAAATTCAGGAAGGTGCCACCTTCGGCGGTAAAATACTGCGGCCACTGCACCGGATTGCCGAGCAGCGAAATATTATTGGAAAACAGGAACCCCACCAGTAGCAGAATCAGGGCGCAGAAACCGATGACCAGCCCCCGCAGTGAGCCCAACCCGTCGAACTGAAAATCAAAGAGGTAGGCCGCGTAGTAGGCGACGATAATCAGAAACGGAACAACCAGCCACCACCAGCCCATGAGGATATCGCTGACATAGAACAAATGCCCGTACAGGGTCTGCAAAAACAGAAGCGGAGCCACCCCGAAGTTCACTGCCAGCGCGATGATCGTTGGCAGCTTCACGGAAATATCCTTACCCACCGGCTCGGTGCATTCATGCTTGCACCAAGTGGCTGACAGTGCGGCCAAGGCACCACCCAGGGCGATATTCACCAGCAGAATATGTACGACGAAGGTCAGGGATAAAAGCCCCTGAAACCAGCCCCAAGGCACCTGAATGGGGTCAGGGATTGGGACAAGTAAAGTCGGATCCATGGCATTCCTCTCGGGTCAAAGCTGTCGGGCTTGCGCCCGGTGTTGTCCAGGGGATTCAATATCGCCTCCGGGCTGAAAGGACAACCCGCAGGCCGAGGAAATCAACCACTTGAATTTCCCTCTGAAACCATTACATTCCGGTGAGCGGAAACAGCATAGTCCATCAAGGGAACCATGAGCAAGACCCACCTGCTTTTAATCGACATCGGCAACACCAACGTGAAGGCCGTCATCGCTGGCCCGGATGGCCCTCCATCCGTGGAAGATACGATCATTGTGCCCACGTTCGCAGACCCGGCTGCGGCCCTGGAGCCAGGATTGCTGGCGGCCTGCCAGCGCGCAGGCATTGCCCCACAGGACATTTCGGCCTGCGCCGTATCCTCCGTGGTGCCGCGAGCCGACGGCCCTCTGGCTGAAGCCGTAATGCGCTTGACCGGGGTGCGCCCAAGGTTCGTTCCGGACGACCTGCCCCTTGGCTTTTCCAACATGGCGTCCATTCCCGACAATGTCGGAGCCGATCGCATGGTGGGCTGTTACGCGGCCCGGCGGCTGTATCCCGAAGCCGCCAATCTGGTGGTCATCGACTACGGCACCGCCACCACCATGGACTGCGTATGCGGCGACGAATACCTGGGCGGACTGACCTGCCCGGGCATCGAAAGCTCGGCCCGCGCCCTGACCACGGGTACGGCCAAGCTGCCGGACCTGACGCTGACCCTGGACGGCCCCTTTCGCCTGGGCTTTAGCACCATGCTCAGCCTGAACCAGGGCTTCATCGTGGGGTTCGCTGCCATGACCGAAGGTCTGGTCCGACGCCTGAAGGACCTCTTGGGCGGAGAAGCCCTTGTGGTGGCCACTGGCGGACTGGCAACCAGCGTGGCCGACCAGTGCGAGGCCATCGACCATGTCAGGCCCGACTTGATTCCTACTGGCCTGCACATAGCTTTTCTGGAACGAAACGGCAGATTCTGATATCCTCGGTTGGTTGCACGGCTCGACCGAACGCCGCGCGACCCCGACACCATGAAATAATACATACTTTTAAGAGGAGCGCTGTCATGAGCACCATTATCAATGTCTGGGCAAGAGAGATTCTCGATTCCAGAGGCAACCCCACGGTCGAAGTGGAAGTCACCACCGAATCCGGCGCCACCGGCGTCGCAGCCGTGCCTTCGGGCGCATCCACCGGCACCCGCGAGGCTCTTGAGCTTCGTGACGGCGACCCCAAACGCTTCGGCGGCAAGGGCGTGCTCCAGGCCGTGGAAAACGTGAACACCGAAATCGCCGAGAACATCGTGGGCCTCGATGCTCTCCGACAGGTCTCTCTGGACAATCTGATGATTGACCTGGACGGCACCGAGAACAAAGGCCGCTTGGGCGCCAACGCCATGCTCGGCGTGTCCATGGCCACCGCCCGTGCTGCTGCCAATTTCATGGGACTGCCCCTGTACCGCTACCTGGGCGGAGCCAACGCCAAGCTGCTGCCCACCCCGATGATGAACGTCATCAACGGTGGCGAGCACGCCCCCAACAACCTGGACATCCAGGAATTCATGATCATGCCTCTGGGCGCCGAAACCTTTGCCGAGGCCCTGCGCATGGGTTCGGAGACCTTCCACGCCCTGCAAAAAATCCTGAAGAAAGACGGCATGGTCACCTCCGTGGGTGACGAGGGTGGCTTCGCCCCCAACCTCCCCAGCCACAAGGCCGCCTTCGAATACCTGATGCGCGCCATCACCGAAGCCGGTTACGAGCCGGGCAAGCAGATCGCCCTGGCCATCGACGCCGCCGCCAGCGAGTTCTACAAGAACGGCAAATACGTCTTTGCCGGTGAAGGTCGCGAATTCGATGCCGCCGGACTGGTGGACTTCTACAAGGAAATGACGAGCACCTTCCCCCTGATCTCCATCGAGGACGGCTTGGCCGAAGCCGATTGGGACGGCTGGAAGCTCCAGACCCAGGCCATGGGCGACACCATCCAGTTGGTGGGTGATGACATCTTCGTCACCAACCCGGACATCCTTGCCCGTGGCATCGACGAGGGCGCAGCCAACTCCATCCTGATCAAGCTGAACCAGATCGGCACCGTGACCGAAACCCTGGACACCATCGAGATGGCCAAGCAGGCTGCTTACACCACCGTCATTTCCCACCGCTCCGGCGAGACCGAGGATCACTTCATCGCGGACTTGGCACTGGCCACCAATGCCGGTCAGATCAAGTCCGGCTCCCTGTCCCGCTCTGACAGACTGGCCAAGTACAACCAGTTGGTGCGTCTGGAAGAGGACCTGGAAGACGACGGCATCTACTTTGGGCCTATCATGGGCGAACAGTGGTTCGACATGGATTAGGCGGATCGTCCGTGAGCCGCCATCTGCGGCGTTGCTTCGGGCGATGCAGTCCCTCGCGTATGATCAAATACGCGTCAGTCCTGCATCGCCCTCGCGCCTGGCATCCGACGGCTCTCAAACAATCCGCAGTGGTTCCTTTTTTTAAGGCAAACCACTTAACCCGGAATTTCAAAACGCGTTTAGCAGGAATAGCTTTATATGGGGTCGGCGTATCCGACCCCAATTATTTGAAATGACGAAAACGCCTCCAGGCGACGGCCAAGCTCCTCTTCAACGGGTGCTCAAGGATAGTCGGATGCGAGGCGCAAGAACGATTCAAGATCGAGTAGTATTGAGACATACGCGAGATTTTGAATCGTTCGTGGCAACAAAGCAGACGGCCGTTCATGGGCGGCCGTTTCGGAGGGATAGAAATGATATTGCTGGATGGGAAAGCCACGTCCGCAGCCATCAGGGCTGAGATCAAGGAAAAAGTGGATGCTCTGGAGAAGAAGCATGGCCGCGTCCCGGGGCTAGCCGTAATTCTGGTGGGTGAGGACCCCGCGTCGCAGGTCTACGTGCGCATGAAGGAAAAAGGCTGCGTCGAGACCGGCATCCGCTCCATCCCCCATCGTCTTGACGCCTCCGTCACTCAGGACGAACTCATGGACCTGATCCGCAGCCTCAATGCCGATGACACCGTGGACGGCATCCTGCTGCAACTCCCTCTGCCGAGTGGACTGGACTCCCAGGCCTGTCTGGATCTCATCGATCCGGACAAGGACGTGGACGGCTTCCATCCCATGAACGTGGGCAAGCTGGCTCTGGGTCTGCCGGGCTATCGATCCTGCACCCCCGCCGGAGTCATCGAGCTGCTCAAGCGCTACGACATCAGCACCAGCGGCAAGAAGGCCGTGGTTCTGGGCCGTTCCAACATCGTGGGCAAGCCCATGGCCTTGATGCTCATCGAATACAGCGACCAGGGCAATGCCAGCACCACCATCGTGCACTCGCGAACCCCTTTGGAAGACCAGAAGGCCTTTTGCCAAGACGCCGACATCGTCATCGCTGCTGTGGGGCGCCCCTTGCACGTCAAGGGAGACTGGATCAAGGAAGGCGCCGTGGTCGTGGATGTGGGTATCCACCGCACCGACGACGGACTGGTGGGCGACTGCGACTTTGAGGCTATGAAGGACAAATGCTCGGCTATCTCCCCAGTGCCGGGCGGCGTGGGCCCCATGACCATCGCCCAGTTGCTGCTGAACACCATGCAGGCTTACAGCGATCACGTGAAAGCCTAACTCCAGCAAAATTACCCAACCAAAGGGGCCTGTGCCATCGCACCGGCCCCTTTCTCATTTCAACAACATGAATTTATCCGTTTCCTGTTGCTCCCGGCAGCAGGCATCGACTAGGATGGGAACCCAAGACAAAACTCACTGCCCGCCCATCAGGGCACAATGGGCATCAACCCTATCGAGAGTATTCCATGGGCATCGCTTCCGACCTGATCATCATCATCGTGGCCTCACTGATCTTTGCCATCATTGCCCGGCGTCTGGGCCAGCCGCTGATTTTCGGCTATATCCTGGCCGGTATCCTGGTGGGGCCGCACACGCCGGGAATCATGGTGGGCAATGCCCACAACATCGAACTACTGGCTGAAATCGGAGTGGGACTTTTACTCTTTGAACTGGGTATCGAGTTTTCACTCAAGGAACTCAGACCCGTGCGGTTAGTGGCACTCATTGGCACTCCCATCCAGATCCTGCTGGTCATGGCTTTCGGTTACGGGCTGGGTGAGTTCCTCGGTTGGGACAGAACCGCTTCCATCTGGCTCGGGGCCGTGCTTTCCCTTTCCAGTACCATGGTGGTGTTGAAAACGCTCGAAAGCCAGGAGCTGCTGGGCACCCTCTCCAGCCGGGTCATGATCGGCATGCTCATCGTGCAAGACCTGGCCATTGCCCCCATGCTCATCATCCTGCCCCAGATTGGAGTTGAGGACGCCGGGTCGGGCCCTCTCATCTGGGCCGGAGTCAAGGCCGTGCTCTTTCTGGGCACCATGTTTGTACTGGGCCGCAAGATCATCCCCATGCTCCTTGAGCGCATCGCCCGGGCGGGTTCGCGCGAACTGTTTCTACTTTCCACCTGCACCATCGGGTTAGGCATTGGCTACGCCACGCACCTGACAGGGCTGTCCTTTGCCTTCGGGGCTTTTGTGGCGGGCATGGTCCTCAGCGAATCCGATTACGCCTACCAGATTCTGAGCAATGTATTACCTCTGCGCGATC is part of the Desulfovibrio ferrophilus genome and harbors:
- the folD gene encoding bifunctional methylenetetrahydrofolate dehydrogenase/methenyltetrahydrofolate cyclohydrolase FolD, which produces MILLDGKATSAAIRAEIKEKVDALEKKHGRVPGLAVILVGEDPASQVYVRMKEKGCVETGIRSIPHRLDASVTQDELMDLIRSLNADDTVDGILLQLPLPSGLDSQACLDLIDPDKDVDGFHPMNVGKLALGLPGYRSCTPAGVIELLKRYDISTSGKKAVVLGRSNIVGKPMALMLIEYSDQGNASTTIVHSRTPLEDQKAFCQDADIVIAAVGRPLHVKGDWIKEGAVVVDVGIHRTDDGLVGDCDFEAMKDKCSAISPVPGGVGPMTIAQLLLNTMQAYSDHVKA